CCCAAAataataaaatatttttttggaaataAAGGAATTCTTATTGTCCAGTATGCCATTTGGATAAATTTTCACTTATTATCTAGTCAAGTATAGAACACACACGATGATTGAATTATCAAACTATAGTCGATACTCCATAAGTTATCTGGCTACATATTAGCGAGGGAATTTAATTAAATTTTCTCTTGGCTTGGATCCCTCAATGGTGCCAAGTTCACAATATTAACATTTAATTATGATGATTAGTTGTGTTTTTCTGTATATATATGTCATTTTCAAGGAGCCATGAAGTTTCAACGGGCTACTGACCTAATGCATCACATACATTTCATGCGGGCATTATATTGTTATCATAACATTCAAATTCTTCGCTTTGGGTAGGTTTTTCTTGAAATGGCTCATAGCTTGAACAAAAACCCTATACCCAAGCCCCCTCCCGGATCAATCCATCTACCACatgatcaagacatgatgctggGACAAAAATACTTATGCATTCCACAAATGAAGCCATCGATTGATAATGTTGAGGGAACCAAGAATGACAACACCGGTGAAACCTCCAATCCTAAAGTTGCTTCTGCCAGTTGCAACAATGAAGACCAAACTAGTAGTAGTAATCAACAATGTTCTAAGAGGGTTCCCTCCCAACTCAATGCTATGGCCGCTAGGGCAGCAAGGCGATGTATAATGAAGAACAGAAGATCCAAAATGTCCCAGCCTTGAATATATGATTATGTTCAACTCATTATgtgttttttgtttaattagtttaTTGTTGGTGCAAAAATCTAGCATGATGATGTAAAAGGGTTGTTGGTACACCAACAAGTGCATCTCAACTTGGCGCATCTAAACTTTATGCAAATCTCTTGCTAGTGGTCATGATTGTTTCCATAAATTGTTGTGTACATGGTTATTGGATTGTGTCACACCAAAAAATTATTGTATACATGGTTTTGGATCATGACATGCCAAAAATAGCATGGAGGCTAAAACCCCACATGGCAAGATTGACATATGGGAGGAGTTTGTGTGAGGTGTGAGGAGGTGAACCATATGAATCAAAACAAAGGTTCAAGATTAGATTTCAGTTAGCTCAATCCAAACACAAAAGTTACTATGATCATAAGCATCTCGAGGTTAACTTTGAACCCGAAGAATATGCTTACCTCTGAGTGATACCCACTACAGAGGTTTCAGGCAAAACAAAAACTTGTCCCAGGATTTATTGGACCTTTCTAAGTCTCGTCAAGAAAAGGAAATGTGGCATATCTGCTAGGTCTACTAGAAGACCTAGCAGAGgtccatgatgtgtttcacatATCACAACATGGATGCCGACATCGTGTCCCACAACATGGATGCCGCGAGGCCAGAGAATGAGCCGATGCTCGTGAAGACGAAGGCCAAGGAGCAAGCATAAGGTAACTGTTCTGATGAACCCTTACTCTTTTCTCCTTTTTGTAGGTTTGATGATATGTGTTGTGAAGGTGTTGAGGAGGAGATCCATCATATTCGTGTAACGCCCCAGGAGCGACACTATATAactctagcacctccgctagcattCACATAGTATCGACCCCAAGAGGCCCACCAAACAAACATGCACGCGACAACATGCTCCGTATGTGGGCATTCAGTATCACAACACAATTCCTCAACATGTCTGCAATAATATATATATACAATGACTCCCAAGGAGTCAAATTTAATGAATGAGTACATATAAGGGTTTGACAACCAAGATACATATCTCATAACTCAAGCGAAATATACCTTAGACATGTCACAAATGCCTTAAAAAAGGCTAAAGAAAAGCAAGTGGCGTCCATATCCCTGCCCAAACCATTGTTTGAGGGATAACCATAGCTAATGCCATCCTTCACCAAGAGATTATCCACTCCAAATGCTACTATTTGATTTGGAGCATCCTGGTCAAAAGAATAAATAAAGCATGGTGAGTACCCAACtatactcgcaagacttacatcatatctaTACTAAGTGCTAGATCATCGCTGGCACGCGTTGCTGTGCTCGTCTTTTTGTAATATTGAATGTTAGTTCTTGGAAGCAAATATTGAATGATTGTTGCAACACAACAATTGGCATAATCAACATCTCTAACACAATGCTATTATCTAGGTTTCATTGttaaaagattgcatgtgtgcgatggataatgccgactggtagtgtgtgtgcatgcatgcacgagagaaagttagtggtacaattataaagagaagaccaatgtgtgggtgtaaaagactaggtgaggtcataatcaatgtaaagttgaattaaaatatttgaataagagatcatgatgtttgaaacccatgcatgcatgaatataacggagatctgcgtggtgtggtttggaaacgagcatgttgtaatgtatacacattgaacaaggtcaaattggtttgaatttgaaataccgatggcagacattgtttggccacattgcatctgtgcatggacacactattctaattggagatgatggatggctttcgcatcacatatcta
The window above is part of the Triticum aestivum cultivar Chinese Spring chromosome 2A, IWGSC CS RefSeq v2.1, whole genome shotgun sequence genome. Proteins encoded here:
- the LOC123191587 gene encoding transcription initiation factor TFIID subunit 9-like; translated protein: MDSGVGRTPPPAAAADAGDEPRDARVVKEILRSVGLEEGDYEPAVVHQFMRLAHRYTGDVLGDALVYADHAGRASLQADDVHLAIRSNATFGHELPGREVFLEMAHSLNKNPIPKPPPGSIHLPHDQDMMLGQKYLCIPQMKPSIDNVEGTKNDNTGETSNPKVASASCNNEDQTSSSNQQCSKRVPSQLNAMAARAARRCIMKNRRSKMSQP